A genome region from Hevea brasiliensis isolate MT/VB/25A 57/8 chromosome 7, ASM3005281v1, whole genome shotgun sequence includes the following:
- the LOC110660437 gene encoding probable hexokinase-like 2 protein gives MRKEAVVAAATVTAVATVAGVAATVMQYKRRKDREKQTHRILRKFASECATPVPKLWEVANALVSDMETSLSSQEPGTLNMLVSYVTSLPNGDEKGLYYGLNMRGTNFLILCARLGGKNDPISDLHREQISIPSNVLVGTSQELFDYIAVEVAKFVSAHPADDDDATAGPKKLGVTVSYPVDQIAATSGSAIKWKCFSADDTVGKALLNDMNQALDKHGLDMQVFSLVDDTVGNLAGGRYYNKDTVAAVTLALSSNAAYVEPVQSLTKWDGPSPLSGELAISMEWGNFNCSKLPLTEFDASLDKESSNPGSRIFEKLISAMYLGEIVRRVLLNMAQETALFGETVPQKLATPCLLKSPDMAAMHQDTSEDHQVVGKKLNEIFGITDSTPMARKVVAEVCDIVAERGARLAGAGIVGIIKKLGRVENKRSVVTVEGGLYEHYRVFRNYLHSSVWEMLGNDLSDNVILEHSHGGSGAGALFLAACQTQNPDS, from the exons ATGAGAAAGGAGGCGGTAGTGGCGGCGGCGACGGTGACAGCCGTCGCAACTGTGGCAGGGGTAGCTGCAACTGTGATGCAGTACAAGAGAAGAAAAGACAGAGAGAAGCAAACACACAGGATTCTACGTAAATTTGCGAGTGAATGTGCTACCCCTGTTCCCAAGCTTTGGGAGGTTGCTAATGCATTAGTATCTGATATGGAAACCTCACTTTCTTCCCAGGAACCTGGCACTCTCAACATGCTTGTCTCCTACGTTACTTCACTACCCAATGG GGATGAGAAAGGGCTATACTATGGATTGAATATGCGAGGAACCAACTTCTTGATTTTGTGTGCGAGACTTGGGGGAAAGAATGACCCAATTTCTGATTTGCACAGGGAACAGATATCTATACCTTCCAATGTGTTGGTTGGTACTTCTCAG GAGTTATTCGACTACATTGCTGTGGAGGTAGCCAAATTTGTTTCAGCACATCCAGCTGACGATGACGATGCAACAGCAGGGCCAAAAAAACTGGGAGTCACTGTGTCATATCCAGTAGACCAAATTGCAGCCACCTCTGGCTCGGCTATTAAATGGAAATGTTTCTCAGCTGATGACACA GTTGGAAAGGCATTATTGAATGACATGAATCAAGCTCTAGATAAACATGGTCTAGACATGCAAGTTTTCTCACTG GTTGACGATACAGTAGGAAATTTGGCTGGTGGTAGATACTATAACAAGGACACTGTGGCTGCTGTTACTCTAGCACTCAGCTCCAATGCTGCCTATGTAGAACCGGTACAATCACTTACCAAGTGGGATGGACCCTCACCGCTATCAGGCGAGCTG GCGATAAGTATGGAATGGGGCAACTTCAATTGCTCTAAACTTCCTCTAACTGAATTTGATGCTAGTTTAGATAAAGAAAGCTCGAATCCTGGCAGCCGG ATCTTTGAGAAGCTGATTTCAGCAATGTACTTGGGAGAAATTGTGAGAAGAGTCTTGCTAAATATGGCCCAGGAAACAGCGTTATTTGGAGAGACTGTGCCTCAAAAACTGGCTACTCCATGCTTACTAAA GTCACCTGATAtggctgcaatgcatcaagataCATCAGAGGATCATCAAGTTGTTGGCAAAAAGCTGAATGAAATTTTTGGG ATTACTGATTCTACTCCAATGGCAAGAAAGGTTGTCGCGGAGGTTTGTGACATAGTAGCAGAACGTGGAGCCCGTCTTGCTGGAGCTGGCATTGTGGGGATCATAAAGAAGCTTGGAAGAGTGGAAAACAAGAGAAGTGTAGTAACTGTGGAAGGAGGACTTTATGAGCATTATCGAGTCTTCAGAAACTATCTCCATAGCAGCGTCTGGGAGATGCTTGGGAATGATCTATCAGACAATGTAATACTAGAGCACTCTCATGGTGGTTCTGGAGCAGGAGCTCTCTTTCTAGCTGCTTGCCAAACACAGAATCCTGATTCCTAA